In a genomic window of Canis lupus familiaris isolate Mischka breed German Shepherd chromosome 13, alternate assembly UU_Cfam_GSD_1.0, whole genome shotgun sequence:
- the MAPK15 gene encoding mitogen-activated protein kinase 15 isoform X3, with protein sequence MCAAEVDDHVAQRYLLKRRLGKGAYGIVWKAVDRRTGEVVAIKKIFDAFRDKTDAQRTFREITLLQELGDHPNIIRLLDVIRAENDRDIYLVFESMDTDLNAVICKGRLLRDVHKRYIFYQLLRATKYIHSGRVIHRDQKPSNILLDSSCVVKLCDFGLARPLSSLPEEPAGQALTDYVATRWYRAPEVLLSSSWYTPGVDMWSLGCILGEMLRGRPLFPGTSTLHQLELILETIPPPSKEDLLALGSSYSASILPCLGARRLSAAQALQHPYVQRFHCPAREWTLDSAVRLPVLEGVQLSVPEYRRRVYQMILERRGDGRVPGEKGLGGTPRETEPSGPRAHLLKPRAIHQLSPGSPAQKPGRRPQSSPGRQGAHDEACGAKNLPRQSSAPLLQPPPPGGPGRGDRPPGAAGAAAAPSAPSWVPRALPADAPREPRPGRRMFSASASQGAQGAARAALGGYSQAYGTVCRSALGRLPLLPGPRA encoded by the exons ATGTGCGCCGCGGAGGTGGACGACCACGTAGCCCAGCGATACCTGCTCAAGCGGcggctggggaagggg GCCTACGGCATTGTGTGGAAGGCAGTGGATAGGAGGACTGGAGAGGTCGTGGCCATCAAGAAAATCTTCGATGCCTTTAGAGACAAGACAGATGCCCAG AGAACGTTCCGGGAAATCACGCTGCTCCAG GAACTTGGGGACCATCCCAACATCATCCGCCTCCTGGACGTGATCCGGGCGGAGAATGACAGGGACATTTACCTGGTGTTTGAGTCTATGG ACACTGACCTGAACGCCGTCATCTGTAAGGGCAGGCTGCTGAGGGACGTCCACAAGCGCTACATCTTCTACCAGCTTCTGCGGGCCACCAAGTACATCCACTCAGGACGCGTCATCCACCGGGACCAGAAG CCGTCCAACATCCTCCTGGACTCCAGCTGCGTGGTGAAGCTCTGCGACTTTGGGCTTGCGCGCCCCCTCAGCAGCCTCCCTGAGGAGCCTGCGGGCCAGGCCCTGACAGATTACGTGGCCACGCGCTGGTACCGGGCTCCAGAGGTGCTGCTGTCCTCGAGCTG gtaCACCCCTGGGGTGGACATGTGGAGTCTGGGCTGCATCCTGGGGGAGATGCTTCGGgggaggcccctgttccctggcacaTCCACACTCCACCAGCTGGAGCTGATCCTGGAAACCATCCCTCCACCATCCAAGGAGG ACCTCCTGGCTCTTGGCTCAAGCTACAGCGCCTCTATCCTGCCCTGCCTGGGGGCTCG GCGGCTTAGCGCAGCCCAGGCCCTGCAGCACCCCTACGTGCAGAG GTTCCACTGCCCGGCCCGTGAGTGGACACTGGACTCGGCCGTGCGGCTCCCAGTGCTCGAGGGAGTTCAGCTCTCCGTCCCCGAGTATCGCAGGCGCGTCTATCAG ATGATCCTGGAGCGCAGGGGTGATGGCCGCGTCCCCGGAGAGAAGGGCCTGGGGGGCACCCCCCGGGAGACAGAGCCCAGTGGGCCCCGGGCGCACCTGCTCAAACCCAGGGCCATCCATCAGCTGTCTCCGGGCTCGCCTGCACAGAAGCCGGGACGCAGACCTCAGAGCAGCCCGGGTCGCCAGGGCGCCCACG ACGAAGCCTGCGGAGCCAAGAACCTTCCCCGGCAGAGCTCGGCCCCCCTGCTGCAGCCTCCGCCGCCAGGAGGTCCCGGGAGAGGGGACAGGCCCcctggggcggcgggggcggcggcggccccctCGGCGCCCTCGTGG GTCCCACGCGCGCTCCCCGCGGATGCCCCGCGCGAGCCCCGGCCGGGCCGGAGGATGTTCAGCGCCTCGGCCTCGCAGGGCGCTCAGGGCGCGGCCAGGGCGGCGCTCGGGGGCTACTCTCAAGCCTACGGGACCGTCTGCCGCTCGGCGCTGGGCCgcctgcccctgctccccgggccccgcgcctAG
- the MAPK15 gene encoding mitogen-activated protein kinase 15 isoform X4, protein MCAAEVDDHVAQRYLLKRRLGKGAYGIVWKAVDRRTGEVVAIKKIFDAFRDKTDAQRTFREITLLQELGDHPNIIRLLDVIRAENDRDIYLVFESMDTDLNAVICKGRLLRDVHKRYIFYQLLRATKYIHSGRVIHRDQKPSNILLDSSCVVKLCDFGLARPLSSLPEEPAGQALTDYVATRWYRAPEVLLSSSWYTPGVDMWSLGCILGEMLRGRPLFPGTSTLHQLELILETIPPPSKEDLLALGSSYSASILPCLGARFHCPAREWTLDSAVRLPVLEGVQLSVPEYRRRVYQMILERRGDGRVPGEKGLGGTPRETEPSGPRAHLLKPRAIHQLSPGSPAQKPGRRPQSSPGRQGAHDEACGAKNLPRQSSAPLLQPPPPGGPGRGDRPPGAAGAAAAPSAPSWVPRALPADAPREPRPGRRMFSASASQGAQGAARAALGGYSQAYGTVCRSALGRLPLLPGPRA, encoded by the exons ATGTGCGCCGCGGAGGTGGACGACCACGTAGCCCAGCGATACCTGCTCAAGCGGcggctggggaagggg GCCTACGGCATTGTGTGGAAGGCAGTGGATAGGAGGACTGGAGAGGTCGTGGCCATCAAGAAAATCTTCGATGCCTTTAGAGACAAGACAGATGCCCAG AGAACGTTCCGGGAAATCACGCTGCTCCAG GAACTTGGGGACCATCCCAACATCATCCGCCTCCTGGACGTGATCCGGGCGGAGAATGACAGGGACATTTACCTGGTGTTTGAGTCTATGG ACACTGACCTGAACGCCGTCATCTGTAAGGGCAGGCTGCTGAGGGACGTCCACAAGCGCTACATCTTCTACCAGCTTCTGCGGGCCACCAAGTACATCCACTCAGGACGCGTCATCCACCGGGACCAGAAG CCGTCCAACATCCTCCTGGACTCCAGCTGCGTGGTGAAGCTCTGCGACTTTGGGCTTGCGCGCCCCCTCAGCAGCCTCCCTGAGGAGCCTGCGGGCCAGGCCCTGACAGATTACGTGGCCACGCGCTGGTACCGGGCTCCAGAGGTGCTGCTGTCCTCGAGCTG gtaCACCCCTGGGGTGGACATGTGGAGTCTGGGCTGCATCCTGGGGGAGATGCTTCGGgggaggcccctgttccctggcacaTCCACACTCCACCAGCTGGAGCTGATCCTGGAAACCATCCCTCCACCATCCAAGGAGG ACCTCCTGGCTCTTGGCTCAAGCTACAGCGCCTCTATCCTGCCCTGCCTGGGGGCTCG GTTCCACTGCCCGGCCCGTGAGTGGACACTGGACTCGGCCGTGCGGCTCCCAGTGCTCGAGGGAGTTCAGCTCTCCGTCCCCGAGTATCGCAGGCGCGTCTATCAG ATGATCCTGGAGCGCAGGGGTGATGGCCGCGTCCCCGGAGAGAAGGGCCTGGGGGGCACCCCCCGGGAGACAGAGCCCAGTGGGCCCCGGGCGCACCTGCTCAAACCCAGGGCCATCCATCAGCTGTCTCCGGGCTCGCCTGCACAGAAGCCGGGACGCAGACCTCAGAGCAGCCCGGGTCGCCAGGGCGCCCACG ACGAAGCCTGCGGAGCCAAGAACCTTCCCCGGCAGAGCTCGGCCCCCCTGCTGCAGCCTCCGCCGCCAGGAGGTCCCGGGAGAGGGGACAGGCCCcctggggcggcgggggcggcggcggccccctCGGCGCCCTCGTGG GTCCCACGCGCGCTCCCCGCGGATGCCCCGCGCGAGCCCCGGCCGGGCCGGAGGATGTTCAGCGCCTCGGCCTCGCAGGGCGCTCAGGGCGCGGCCAGGGCGGCGCTCGGGGGCTACTCTCAAGCCTACGGGACCGTCTGCCGCTCGGCGCTGGGCCgcctgcccctgctccccgggccccgcgcctAG
- the MAPK15 gene encoding mitogen-activated protein kinase 15 isoform X1, whose protein sequence is MCAAEVDDHVAQRYLLKRRLGKGAYGIVWKAVDRRTGEVVAIKKIFDAFRDKTDAQRTFREITLLQELGDHPNIIRLLDVIRAENDRDIYLVFESMDTDLNAVICKGRLLRDVHKRYIFYQLLRATKYIHSGRVIHRDQKPSNILLDSSCVVKLCDFGLARPLSSLPEEPAGQALTDYVATRWYRAPEVLLSSSWYTPGVDMWSLGCILGEMLRGRPLFPGTSTLHQLELILETIPPPSKEDLLALGSSYSASILPCLGARGPDVERGQYAGARRPRHTLDTLLPPDTPPEALDLLGRLLVFAPNRRLSAAQALQHPYVQRFHCPAREWTLDSAVRLPVLEGVQLSVPEYRRRVYQMILERRGDGRVPGEKGLGGTPRETEPSGPRAHLLKPRAIHQLSPGSPAQKPGRRPQSSPGRQGAHDEACGAKNLPRQSSAPLLQPPPPGGPGRGDRPPGAAGAAAAPSAPSWVPRALPADAPREPRPGRRMFSASASQGAQGAARAALGGYSQAYGTVCRSALGRLPLLPGPRA, encoded by the exons ATGTGCGCCGCGGAGGTGGACGACCACGTAGCCCAGCGATACCTGCTCAAGCGGcggctggggaagggg GCCTACGGCATTGTGTGGAAGGCAGTGGATAGGAGGACTGGAGAGGTCGTGGCCATCAAGAAAATCTTCGATGCCTTTAGAGACAAGACAGATGCCCAG AGAACGTTCCGGGAAATCACGCTGCTCCAG GAACTTGGGGACCATCCCAACATCATCCGCCTCCTGGACGTGATCCGGGCGGAGAATGACAGGGACATTTACCTGGTGTTTGAGTCTATGG ACACTGACCTGAACGCCGTCATCTGTAAGGGCAGGCTGCTGAGGGACGTCCACAAGCGCTACATCTTCTACCAGCTTCTGCGGGCCACCAAGTACATCCACTCAGGACGCGTCATCCACCGGGACCAGAAG CCGTCCAACATCCTCCTGGACTCCAGCTGCGTGGTGAAGCTCTGCGACTTTGGGCTTGCGCGCCCCCTCAGCAGCCTCCCTGAGGAGCCTGCGGGCCAGGCCCTGACAGATTACGTGGCCACGCGCTGGTACCGGGCTCCAGAGGTGCTGCTGTCCTCGAGCTG gtaCACCCCTGGGGTGGACATGTGGAGTCTGGGCTGCATCCTGGGGGAGATGCTTCGGgggaggcccctgttccctggcacaTCCACACTCCACCAGCTGGAGCTGATCCTGGAAACCATCCCTCCACCATCCAAGGAGG ACCTCCTGGCTCTTGGCTCAAGCTACAGCGCCTCTATCCTGCCCTGCCTGGGGGCTCG GGGCCCCGACGTGGAGAGGGGACAGTACGCGGGCGCCCGCAGGCCACGGCACACGCTGGACACTCTCCTGCCGCCGGACACGCCCCCGGAGGCCTTGGATCTCCTCGGGAGACTCCTGGTGTTTGCCCCCAACAGGCGGCTTAGCGCAGCCCAGGCCCTGCAGCACCCCTACGTGCAGAG GTTCCACTGCCCGGCCCGTGAGTGGACACTGGACTCGGCCGTGCGGCTCCCAGTGCTCGAGGGAGTTCAGCTCTCCGTCCCCGAGTATCGCAGGCGCGTCTATCAG ATGATCCTGGAGCGCAGGGGTGATGGCCGCGTCCCCGGAGAGAAGGGCCTGGGGGGCACCCCCCGGGAGACAGAGCCCAGTGGGCCCCGGGCGCACCTGCTCAAACCCAGGGCCATCCATCAGCTGTCTCCGGGCTCGCCTGCACAGAAGCCGGGACGCAGACCTCAGAGCAGCCCGGGTCGCCAGGGCGCCCACG ACGAAGCCTGCGGAGCCAAGAACCTTCCCCGGCAGAGCTCGGCCCCCCTGCTGCAGCCTCCGCCGCCAGGAGGTCCCGGGAGAGGGGACAGGCCCcctggggcggcgggggcggcggcggccccctCGGCGCCCTCGTGG GTCCCACGCGCGCTCCCCGCGGATGCCCCGCGCGAGCCCCGGCCGGGCCGGAGGATGTTCAGCGCCTCGGCCTCGCAGGGCGCTCAGGGCGCGGCCAGGGCGGCGCTCGGGGGCTACTCTCAAGCCTACGGGACCGTCTGCCGCTCGGCGCTGGGCCgcctgcccctgctccccgggccccgcgcctAG
- the MAPK15 gene encoding mitogen-activated protein kinase 15 isoform X5 has product MCAAEVDDHVAQRYLLKRRLGKGAYGIVWKAVDRRTGEVVAIKKIFDAFRDKTDAQRTFREITLLQELGDHPNIIRLLDVIRAENDRDIYLVFESMDTDLNAVICKGRLLRDVHKRYIFYQLLRATKYIHSGRVIHRDQKPSNILLDSSCVVKLCDFGLARPLSSLPEEPAGQALTDYVATRWYRAPEVLLSSSWYTPGVDMWSLGCILGEMLRGRPLFPGTSTLHQLELILETIPPPSKEDLLALGSSYSASILPCLGARPRHTLDTLLPPDTPPEALDLLGRLLVFAPNRRLSAAQALQHPYVQRFHCPAREWTLDSAVRLPVLEGVQLSVPEYRRRVYQMILERRGDGRVPGEKGLGGTPRETEPSGPRAHLLKPRAIHQLSPGSPAQKPGRRPQSSPGRQGAHDEACGAKNLPRQSSAPLLQPPPPGGPGRGDRPPGAAGAAAAPSAPSWVEPSGKGAAPSLASQTAAQVTVQALIRSDWHPRRGERAAGARRVPRALPADAPREPRPGRRMFSASASQGAQGAARAALGGYSQAYGTVCRSALGRLPLLPGPRA; this is encoded by the exons ATGTGCGCCGCGGAGGTGGACGACCACGTAGCCCAGCGATACCTGCTCAAGCGGcggctggggaagggg GCCTACGGCATTGTGTGGAAGGCAGTGGATAGGAGGACTGGAGAGGTCGTGGCCATCAAGAAAATCTTCGATGCCTTTAGAGACAAGACAGATGCCCAG AGAACGTTCCGGGAAATCACGCTGCTCCAG GAACTTGGGGACCATCCCAACATCATCCGCCTCCTGGACGTGATCCGGGCGGAGAATGACAGGGACATTTACCTGGTGTTTGAGTCTATGG ACACTGACCTGAACGCCGTCATCTGTAAGGGCAGGCTGCTGAGGGACGTCCACAAGCGCTACATCTTCTACCAGCTTCTGCGGGCCACCAAGTACATCCACTCAGGACGCGTCATCCACCGGGACCAGAAG CCGTCCAACATCCTCCTGGACTCCAGCTGCGTGGTGAAGCTCTGCGACTTTGGGCTTGCGCGCCCCCTCAGCAGCCTCCCTGAGGAGCCTGCGGGCCAGGCCCTGACAGATTACGTGGCCACGCGCTGGTACCGGGCTCCAGAGGTGCTGCTGTCCTCGAGCTG gtaCACCCCTGGGGTGGACATGTGGAGTCTGGGCTGCATCCTGGGGGAGATGCTTCGGgggaggcccctgttccctggcacaTCCACACTCCACCAGCTGGAGCTGATCCTGGAAACCATCCCTCCACCATCCAAGGAGG ACCTCCTGGCTCTTGGCTCAAGCTACAGCGCCTCTATCCTGCCCTGCCTGGGGGCTCG GCCACGGCACACGCTGGACACTCTCCTGCCGCCGGACACGCCCCCGGAGGCCTTGGATCTCCTCGGGAGACTCCTGGTGTTTGCCCCCAACAGGCGGCTTAGCGCAGCCCAGGCCCTGCAGCACCCCTACGTGCAGAG GTTCCACTGCCCGGCCCGTGAGTGGACACTGGACTCGGCCGTGCGGCTCCCAGTGCTCGAGGGAGTTCAGCTCTCCGTCCCCGAGTATCGCAGGCGCGTCTATCAG ATGATCCTGGAGCGCAGGGGTGATGGCCGCGTCCCCGGAGAGAAGGGCCTGGGGGGCACCCCCCGGGAGACAGAGCCCAGTGGGCCCCGGGCGCACCTGCTCAAACCCAGGGCCATCCATCAGCTGTCTCCGGGCTCGCCTGCACAGAAGCCGGGACGCAGACCTCAGAGCAGCCCGGGTCGCCAGGGCGCCCACG ACGAAGCCTGCGGAGCCAAGAACCTTCCCCGGCAGAGCTCGGCCCCCCTGCTGCAGCCTCCGCCGCCAGGAGGTCCCGGGAGAGGGGACAGGCCCcctggggcggcgggggcggcggcggccccctCGGCGCCCTCGTGG GTGGAGCCCAGCGGGAAGGGGGCGGCGCCCTCCCTGGCCTCGCAGACCGCCGCCCAGGTGACCGTCCAGGCCCTGATCCGGAGCGACTGGCACCCGCGCCGCGGGGAGAGGGCGGCCGGCGCGCGGCGG GTCCCACGCGCGCTCCCCGCGGATGCCCCGCGCGAGCCCCGGCCGGGCCGGAGGATGTTCAGCGCCTCGGCCTCGCAGGGCGCTCAGGGCGCGGCCAGGGCGGCGCTCGGGGGCTACTCTCAAGCCTACGGGACCGTCTGCCGCTCGGCGCTGGGCCgcctgcccctgctccccgggccccgcgcctAG
- the MAPK15 gene encoding mitogen-activated protein kinase 15 isoform X2, producing the protein MCAAEVDDHVAQRYLLKRRLGKGAYGIVWKAVDRRTGEVVAIKKIFDAFRDKTDAQRTFREITLLQELGDHPNIIRLLDVIRAENDRDIYLVFESMDTDLNAVICKGRLLRDVHKRYIFYQLLRATKYIHSGRVIHRDQKPSNILLDSSCVVKLCDFGLARPLSSLPEEPAGQALTDYVATRWYRAPEVLLSSSWYTPGVDMWSLGCILGEMLRGRPLFPGTSTLHQLELILETIPPPSKEDLLALGSSYSASILPCLGARPRHTLDTLLPPDTPPEALDLLGRLLVFAPNRRLSAAQALQHPYVQRFHCPAREWTLDSAVRLPVLEGVQLSVPEYRRRVYQMILERRGDGRVPGEKGLGGTPRETEPSGPRAHLLKPRAIHQLSPGSPAQKPGRRPQSSPGRQGAHDEACGAKNLPRQSSAPLLQPPPPGGPGRGDRPPGAAGAAAAPSAPSWVPRALPADAPREPRPGRRMFSASASQGAQGAARAALGGYSQAYGTVCRSALGRLPLLPGPRA; encoded by the exons ATGTGCGCCGCGGAGGTGGACGACCACGTAGCCCAGCGATACCTGCTCAAGCGGcggctggggaagggg GCCTACGGCATTGTGTGGAAGGCAGTGGATAGGAGGACTGGAGAGGTCGTGGCCATCAAGAAAATCTTCGATGCCTTTAGAGACAAGACAGATGCCCAG AGAACGTTCCGGGAAATCACGCTGCTCCAG GAACTTGGGGACCATCCCAACATCATCCGCCTCCTGGACGTGATCCGGGCGGAGAATGACAGGGACATTTACCTGGTGTTTGAGTCTATGG ACACTGACCTGAACGCCGTCATCTGTAAGGGCAGGCTGCTGAGGGACGTCCACAAGCGCTACATCTTCTACCAGCTTCTGCGGGCCACCAAGTACATCCACTCAGGACGCGTCATCCACCGGGACCAGAAG CCGTCCAACATCCTCCTGGACTCCAGCTGCGTGGTGAAGCTCTGCGACTTTGGGCTTGCGCGCCCCCTCAGCAGCCTCCCTGAGGAGCCTGCGGGCCAGGCCCTGACAGATTACGTGGCCACGCGCTGGTACCGGGCTCCAGAGGTGCTGCTGTCCTCGAGCTG gtaCACCCCTGGGGTGGACATGTGGAGTCTGGGCTGCATCCTGGGGGAGATGCTTCGGgggaggcccctgttccctggcacaTCCACACTCCACCAGCTGGAGCTGATCCTGGAAACCATCCCTCCACCATCCAAGGAGG ACCTCCTGGCTCTTGGCTCAAGCTACAGCGCCTCTATCCTGCCCTGCCTGGGGGCTCG GCCACGGCACACGCTGGACACTCTCCTGCCGCCGGACACGCCCCCGGAGGCCTTGGATCTCCTCGGGAGACTCCTGGTGTTTGCCCCCAACAGGCGGCTTAGCGCAGCCCAGGCCCTGCAGCACCCCTACGTGCAGAG GTTCCACTGCCCGGCCCGTGAGTGGACACTGGACTCGGCCGTGCGGCTCCCAGTGCTCGAGGGAGTTCAGCTCTCCGTCCCCGAGTATCGCAGGCGCGTCTATCAG ATGATCCTGGAGCGCAGGGGTGATGGCCGCGTCCCCGGAGAGAAGGGCCTGGGGGGCACCCCCCGGGAGACAGAGCCCAGTGGGCCCCGGGCGCACCTGCTCAAACCCAGGGCCATCCATCAGCTGTCTCCGGGCTCGCCTGCACAGAAGCCGGGACGCAGACCTCAGAGCAGCCCGGGTCGCCAGGGCGCCCACG ACGAAGCCTGCGGAGCCAAGAACCTTCCCCGGCAGAGCTCGGCCCCCCTGCTGCAGCCTCCGCCGCCAGGAGGTCCCGGGAGAGGGGACAGGCCCcctggggcggcgggggcggcggcggccccctCGGCGCCCTCGTGG GTCCCACGCGCGCTCCCCGCGGATGCCCCGCGCGAGCCCCGGCCGGGCCGGAGGATGTTCAGCGCCTCGGCCTCGCAGGGCGCTCAGGGCGCGGCCAGGGCGGCGCTCGGGGGCTACTCTCAAGCCTACGGGACCGTCTGCCGCTCGGCGCTGGGCCgcctgcccctgctccccgggccccgcgcctAG